A stretch of DNA from Diospyros lotus cultivar Yz01 chromosome 14, ASM1463336v1, whole genome shotgun sequence:
tattcttatatatatgcatatggtGAGACTGCAGATGAAAGATCTGGACCATTCCTTTCAGTCTAGCTTGATCCAACGGATGGAGTTGACACTTCTCAAGGCCCTAGGCTGGCGGCTTGGCTCTGTAACGCCTTATTCTTATGTAGAACCACTGTTGATATGGAATAGAGATGCCCTCGGTTCTTCGCTATTTGAAGAGTTGACTGCCAAACTCACTAAGCTGCTTCTGTCCACCCTTTCTGGTAAAATTAATGAGTATATTATCTATCAATTGAGTAAAATGTCAACCATTTTCTAAACCCTTTTCATTtttgatacatatatatatgatcttGATGCAGTTATAGAGTAGAGACACCCAtttcattcaattttaattCATCTTGTTTATTTTTCATAGTTTTCTAGgtttatatatgaatgaatccattaaaaatccatttaattttgCAGATTCGAGGTTCCTGGAGTTTCGGCCATGTGTCACCGCCATTTCTGCGCTAAGATGTATCATCGAGGACTCTGCTCCATTAACAAATAATCCTCACCTCGCCCATGTCACAAATCTCATTCCAGAAGATCAAAAGGTGATAATTATTAGATATTTCATTCATTTGCTAGCTGTGATGTTAAATGAACACTGCATGTCTTGCTTAGATGTTTAATTTCTTCTGCTTTTAAATCTAGGATTATTTGATCAAGTGTGATAAGATAATGGAAGAGAAGCTGGTTCACCCAACTCAAAACTTAACAGCTCGACGATGTTGCTGTTACTGTTGCTGCCCTTCGAGTTCAGTAACTTTCGTCACAATGGAACAGGTCGATGAATACC
This window harbors:
- the LOC127790100 gene encoding putative cyclin-D7-1; the encoded protein is MDHSLLCDEVWLMSAPKPESHGSISIAPFDTTEEDYHQAFAACLQKEATFLPQSGYQHLLQSASHLNSLRLKAMQWLVKRWENSMVELVAIACLSVASKFGETTHPSLHEIQMKDLDHSFQSSLIQRMELTLLKALGWRLGSVTPYSYVEPLLIWNRDALGSSLFEELTAKLTKLLLSTLSDSRFLEFRPCVTAISALRCIIEDSAPLTNNPHLAHVTNLIPEDQKDYLIKCDKIMEEKLVHPTQNLTARRCCCYCCCPSSSVTFVTMEQVDEYHCQLELPLLKMPAFNIINHRSSKMKRKRELE